Proteins encoded within one genomic window of Episyrphus balteatus chromosome 1, idEpiBalt1.1, whole genome shotgun sequence:
- the LOC129906257 gene encoding nucleoprotein TPR isoform X2: protein MDQIGPELLVKILTAEELEKTPKDVQEKINKYFEEIFDEFLTTKAVGETSRNTVDEIRASCEKKVEDLSSQLQDHELKLKNSERNVAELRKQLDTYSTERTNLMDLTNKYETELSTIRRDKNSIIDERDSLLKAIERQNSELERLQQELKSCQSQLKAAINSKCEALARVDEIESKEAALDFKEKRMEQERAILTNQVQTLSEDLNRNISELQNIRRENTIRNMHLETKLNEKIEELKIAHTQCNQYKETIDSLTANSQELSAKMLAQSEEANKMMEFYKKELQAKTKLAELYKANSEERAMESNEMGQAITDLKRMLAEASDQYGELETNMKSTSIKHEEEIEEKNKVIESLKAEILHANDLLKEVQTENMENAIEKLAPSAAVASRLIKSDMTLTELYSLYVKATEDCELQKRENNRLNLQMKTILHELEERAPQIKKQEIEYEKLIEANNILATKLDELILRRTDNQQEMDEAQTKISHLERENKKLKHSQSDLSRQVCYLLKEIEQNRCGFTSENQQQLSNNLSTDEVISKKLVTFSNITELHENNQKLLLLVRDLSDKLEEIENLKQQISEASYKEKIENYTKKMQSMQESLQNQTKMLNTSMAKCERYKRLYFEAFTKNANNSSKMRLDDTDETMEMDGDNSAAAQNNKKEASEKDKQIQELESKLMEVTKQAKSFKEQYEYYTQEKKNNEKILNEQFDSMRTEVRELTSTNCKLMSTVEYNKEQLKIQQKNINTYKQQIAALEDRNKNYENTNIKHEQTTLYLKDEIIKAQKNLSAAESEVNHLRQETRLLKDAVSRLQSEKEGFHRERQNQHLLLNNLEMIKASFERSEMEGKARLESRLDETQRELSAQRRRYQEEQDRFRELAADMKRQTETAKERMEEETRVADQLRQEMLSLRNELNTKSLQIDELSKKLQESLAPSKDDNPIAAANKQIRELTMKNEEYQLELQFLNNELAKAKEHAEQYFKMSESAEKEIKNLDQLHNNYVAKAEAEIKALKQLETDLRSRIEELETEIQLQAVTEAQNSGSAKPMQLQKTQEELKETLQKLNECNRELRNVRSEFNNLSESLNSVEQKYANEMVLHSADIQELSKVKSELSKIREQISSLQEGRDAAVNELNENRRTLDETKRLLQKENQELESRLVDLDLQNASLHSQIQALTSKLSVISTSSVYSSNNDSLNESSDINKSIAEEDVKNNDQLLQIIKYLRKEKDIAVAKFDILKSENVRLVSEHTISQKKIDELNGFLNQERSKFETSSATASRHEEILRKIETLNAITDSNRILREERDALSARVKELSDRTGKIEDELFPLQKQNHELSSKIEELSTENNSLRTEAIKWRQRANVLIEKNNKNPEEFKRLQAERENLAKMLTSEKEILRQVNEELNQIKTEKVKMEAEITNLGRQLTTVTEEKKKLTDDFNLLKQQNSRLTQEVMELKNQLLQKEENIQKIAEDLESKDAQLVDSKNKEIQIRKIAKRYKDSFIELSNKQAASTEASGDNSNSGANTSEGGPSSVKTDNEKEGLKETIEQLNSVIKTIQEENEKMRKDNEDLRASVEKDERGKLLLREAKSRIMSLTESKNLVSQELAQTKTKLQNLKQSTEDHDSIITGIKTQYDEKLARLEKDLLEQTAGNKEAITRLTRENESLLLRINQLNRQLGLQQSAKPSTSSSTISDKGCISESSPRTANVKPMSGSSSQQSATVTPWRGGDTPLASIRPISVQNSRTAAILPTSQNSTISVGQGSASGSNTALVPPQQQVHTTGSNVESMSSSPTSSHTDYMPSTSTAAVAVAAVPPMGASAAECSQEAESVPLQTNESQVLVSGGQQQVVALVSPRVEGSQNAPVTVQSQQEPNNQPSTSGTTSSSHVSISSHRHASSSSNVTTTQASGHKRPRDIEGDSSTSTAEDCGEKSKPLNKRTRTGEAMGSQVGVSESGVDVEYQVPTSSQRDQEDDIVIVDSEEDEGMVDEGNAEADDGPTEDGENEGYEDSYEQDQDMDGNECPEVDESNIQGDTNEVEIDDCMDVPVQCTSENQNDPDAGSSANQDNNQQSQAISSGSCEPTNVPPGVSRKQTTTLSRQQKATLMMLQQGIEGGEAVEEANTPQFSGHRSDSCSESVSSPQGSKFIEEEEGEVKIDLAEDAEGDEFLGEEKESDETAKVSEDGGSCSVVAADERELETAQVASVSHNVDSAESRGATQSGSEIQQNQIEGTAAEDSEGIDAVSSEGEKANLEEDLEEEGREAEASTSPSINTRSKTTRGNVATRRPRGFQRGGRPTPIV from the exons ATGGATCAAATCGGTCCAGAACTGCTTGTTAAAATCTTAACCGCCGAAGAATTGGAGAAAACACCCAAGGATGTCcaggaaaaaattaataaatattttgaggaaataTTTGATGAATTCCTCACTACAAAAGCTGTGGGGGAAACCTCACGAAATACTGTTg atgaaatccGGGCCAGTTGTGAAAAGAAGGTCGAAGACTTGAGTTCACAACTTCAAGATCatgaacttaaattaaaaaattcagaaCGTAATGTCGCCGAACTTAGAAAACAACTGGACACATATTCCACCGAAAGAACCAACTTAATGGATTTGACCAATAAATATGAAACTGAACTATCAACAATTCGCCGTGACAAAAACAGTATTATTGACGAACGTGATTCGCTTTTAAAGGCAATAGAAAGACAAAACTCCGAACTAGAACGTCTACAACAAGAGCTTAAATCTTGTCAAAGCCAATTGAAAGCGGCCATTAATAGTAAGTGCGAAGCCTTAGCTCGCGTTGATGAGATTGAAAGTAAGGAAGCTGCGCTAGATTTCAAGGAGAAACGTATGGAACAAGAACGCGCTATACTAACAAACCAAGTGCAAACGCTTTCTGAAGATCTCAATCGCAATATTTCAGAACTTCAAAACATTCGCAGAGAAAATACAATAAGAAACATGCATTTAGAAACAAAACTTAACGAAAAAATCGAAGAATTGAAAATAGCCCATACCCAATGCAACCAATACAAGGAAACTATTGATAGTCTGACTGCTAACTCACAAGAACTATCAGCTAAAATGCTTGCACAAAGTGAAGAAGCCAACAAAATGATGGAATTCTACAAAAAAGAACTACAAGCCAAGACCAAGCTAGCTGAACTATACAAAGCAAACTCTGAAGAGCGAGCAATGGAAAGTAACGAAATGGGACAAGCAATAACTGATTTAAAACGCATGCTTGCTGAAGCCAGCGATCAATATGGCGAGCTTGAAACTAATATGAAATCAACATCCATCAAACACGAAGAAGAAATCGAAGAGAAAAACAAAGTTATTGAATCATTAAAGGCCGAAATCTTGCATGCTAATGACTTGCTTAAGGAAGTACAAACTGAGAACATGGAAAATGCAATTGAAAAATTGGCACCTTCTGCAGCTGTGGCAAGTCGTCTCATAAAATCTGACATGACACTCACTGAGCTTTATTCATTGTACGTAAAAGCAACTGAAGACTGTGAATTACAGAAACGCGAAAATAATCGATTAAACCTTCAAATGAAGACAATTCTTCATGAGCTAGAAGAACGAGCACCCCAAATCAAGAAACAAGAAATCGAATACGAAAAACTTATTGAGGCTAATAATATTTTAGCAACAAAACTTGACGAACTTATCTTGAGAAGGACCGATAACCAACAGGAAATGGATGAAGCTCAGACTAAAATAAGTCATCTAGAacgtgaaaacaaaaaacttaaacattCTCAAAGTGATTTAAGCAGACAAGTTTGTTATTTGCTTAAGGAAATCGAACAG aatCGTTGCGGCTTCACTTCGGAGAACCAACAACAACTCAGCAATAATCTATCAACTGATGAAGTTATATCCAAGAAACTCGTAACATTTTCTAACATTACAGAACTACACGAAAACAATCAGAAATTGCTATTATTAGTCCGCGATCTTAGTGACAAACTcgaggaaattgaaaatttaaagcaGCAAATAAGTGAAGCGTCTTACaaggaaaaaattgaaaactacactAAAAAGATGCAGAGCATGCAAGAGTCGTtacaaaaccaaaccaaaatgCTAAACACAAGCATGGCTAAATGTGAACGCTATAAGCGCTTGTATTTCGAGGCATTTACCAAAAATGCAAACAACTCATCGAAAATGCGTCTAGATGATACTGATGAAACTATGGAAATGGATGGAGACAACTCTGCTGCTGcccaaaacaataaaaaagaagcATCAGAAAAAGATAAGCAGATTCAAGAACTTGAATCTAAGCTCATGGAAGTAACTAAACAGGCTAAATCATTCAAAGAACAATACGAGTATTATACCCAAGAGaagaaaaacaatgaaaaaatctTGAATGAACAGTTTGATTCTATGCGTACTGAAGTTCGTGAATTGACATCCACTAATTGCAAACTTATGTCCACCGTTGAATATAACAAGGAACAGCttaagatacaacaaaaaaatatcaacacaTACAAACAACAAATTGCCGCTCTTGAAGATAGAAATAAGAACTATGAAAACACAAACATAAAGCACGAGCAAACCACTTTATATCTAAAGGATGAAATTATAAAAGCTCAGAAAAATCTTTCGGCAGCTGAATCCGAGGTTAATCATTTACGACAAGAGACACGTCTTCTTAAGGATGCCGTTTCGCGTTTACAATCCGAAAAAGAAGGTTTCCATCGTGAAAGACAAAATCAACATCTACTCTTGAATAACTTGGAAATGATAAAAGCTAGTTTTGAACGATCAGAAATGGAGGGTAAAGCTCGCTTGGAATCGCGATTAGATGAGACCCAACGAGAGTTATCAGCTCAACGTCGCCGTTATCAAGAAGAACAAGATCGTTTTAGAGAACTTGCTGCTGATATGAAACGTCAAACTGAAACTGCTAAGGAGAGAATGGAAGAAGAAACTCGAGTTGCTGATCAACTTCGACAAGAAATGCTCTCATTGCGTAATGAATTGAACACAAAATCACTGCAGATTGATGAACTCAGTAAAAAACTTCAGGAAAGTCTTGCACCATCTAAAGACGATAATCCAATTGCAGCAGCCAACAAACAAATACGTGAATTGACCATGAAAAATGAAGAATACCAACTTGAATTACAGTTTCTTAATAATGAACTAGCCAAGGCAAAAGAACATGCTgaacaatatttcaaaatgtcTGAAAGTgctgaaaaagaaattaagaatcttGATCAACTTCATAATAATTATGTAGCAAAGGCTGAGGCTGAAATAAAGGCTCTGAAACAATTGGAAACAGATTTGAGGTCTCGCATTGAAGAACTCGAAACagaaattcaattacaagctgTTACAGAAGCACAAAATAGTGGAAGTGCAAAACCGATGCAATTACAGAAAACTCAAGAAGAATTAAAGGAGACACTTCAGAAATTAAATGAATGCAATCGGGAATTGAGAAATGTTCGATCTGAATTTAATAATCTCTCGGAGTCTCTTAATTCAGTAGAGCAGAAGTATGCTAATGAAATGGTTTTACACTCAGCAGATATCCAGGAACTATCTAAAGTTAAAAGTGAGCTTTCAAAG ATTCGTGAGCAAATTTCGAGCTTGCAAGAAGGCCGTGATGCAGCTGTCAACGAGTTGAATGAGAACAGAAGAACTTTGGATGAGACAAAGCGACTTCTACAAAAGGAAAATCAAGAACTAGAAAGCCGATTGGTCGACTTGGACTTACAAAATGCTTCACTTCACAGTCAAATTCAAGCACTTACATCAAAACTTTCGGTTATTAGCACTTCCAGTGTTTACTCTTCAAACAACGATTCGCTCAATGAATCATCCGATATAAACAAATCTATTGCCGAAGAAGACGTAAAGAACAATGAtcaattattgcaaataattaAATATCTCCGTAAAGAAAAAGACATTGCAGTTGCTAAATTTGACATTCttaaatctgaaaatgtgcGTCTTGTCTCTGAGCACACAATTTCTCAAAAGAAAATTGATGAACTAAATGGATTCCTAAATCAAGAGCGTTCGAAATTCGAAACCAGTTCTGCGACTGCTTCACGTCACGAAGAAATTCTACGCAAAATTGAAACTCTCAATGCCATCACCGATAGCAACCGTATTCTTCGCGAAGAGCGCGATGCATTGTCTGCTCGAGTAAAGGAGCTTAGCGATCGTACAGGTAAAATTGAAGATGAACTATTTCCGTTGCAAAAGCAAAACCACGAATTGTCATCCAAAATCGAAGAACTCTCCACCGAAAACAATTCTCTTCGCACTGAAGCCATCAAATGGAGACAAAGAGCTAACGTTCTCATagaaaagaacaacaaaaatccAGAAGAATTCAAGAGACTGCAAGCAGAGAGAGAAAATCTTGCCAAAATGTTGACATCTGAAAAAGAAATACTAAGACAAGTAAATGAAGAACTTAACCAAATTAAAACGGAAAAGGTTAAAATGGAGGCAGAAATAACAAACCTTGGACGTCAACTAACAACGGTTacagaagaaaagaaaaaactcaCTGATGACTTCAATTTGCTTAAGCAACAAAACTCACGTTTGACACAAGAAGTGATGGAGcttaaaaatcaacttttacaaaaggaagaaaatattcaaaaaattgcagAAGATCTGGAATCTAAAGACGCCCAACTTGTCGACTCAAAGAACAAGGAAATTCAAATCAGAAAAATTGCTAAGCGCTACAAGGATTCATTCATTGAGCTTTCAAACAAACAGGCTGCCTCAACTGAAGCAAGTGGAGACAACTCGAATTCCGGAGCAAACACCAGCGAAGGCGGACCATCATCTGTCAAGACTGACAACGAAAAGGAAGGATTGAAGGAAACAATAGAACAACTGAACTCTGTAATAAAAACTATTCAGGAAGAAAATGAAAAGATGCGTAAAGACAACGAAGATTTACGAGCTTCTGTTGAAAAGGACGAAAGAGGAAAACTCTTATTGAGAGAAGCAAAGTCCAGAATAATGAGTCTTACCGAATCGAAGAACTTAGTATCACAAGAGCTGGCTCAAACCAAAACTAAGctacaaaatcttaaacaaTCTACTGAAGATCATGATTCTATAATTACCGGCATTAAAACACAATATGACGAGAAACTTGCCCGCCTAGAAAAAGATTTGTTGGAACAAACAGCTGGAAATAAGGAAGCCATCACTAGACTTACTCGAGAAAACGAATCACTTCTTTTACGTATAAATCAACTAAACAGACAACTGGGCTTGCAGCAATCAGCAAAGCCGTCCACAAGCTCCAGCACCATTTCCGATAAGGGTTGCATTTCCGAATCATCACCTCGAACAGCAAACGTCAAACCAATGTCTGGTTCAAGTAGCCAACAATCGGCAACAGTAACTCCATGGAGAGGCGGTGACACCCCCTTAGCCAGTATTAGACCTATTTCCGTTCAAAATAGTCGAACTGCAGCTATTCTACCTACAAGTCAAAACAGCACTATAAGTGTGGGTCAAGGGTCAGCTTCAGGCAGTAACACAGCATTGGTGCCCCCACAACAGCAAGTTCATACAACTGGAAGCAATGTTGAATcaatgtcatcttcaccaaccAGCTCACACACCGATTACATGCCATCAACAAGCACAGCAGCTGTGGCTGTTGCTGCAGTACCACCAATGGGAGCATCTGCAGCAGAATGTTCCCAAGAAGCTGAGAGCGTTCCTTTGCAGACAAACGAATCACAGGTCCTCGTTAGTGGCGGACAACAACAAGTTGTTGCTCTGGTATCGCCTCGAGTGGAAGGATCTCAGAATGCCCCAGTTACAGTGCAAAGTCAACAAGAGCCAAACAACCAGCCAAGTACTTCAGGAACAACAAGTTCATCTCATGTTTCCATCAGTAGTCACAGGCATGCATCTTCCAGCAGCAACGTAACTACCACCCAGGCCAGCGGTCATAAGAGACCCAGAGATATTGAAGGCGATAGTTCAACTAGCACTGCCGAAGATTGTGGTGAGAAATCAAAGCCTCTTAACAAAAGAACTCGCACTGGAGAGGCTATGGGCTCTCAAGTAGGTGTTTCGGAATCTGGAGTTGATGTAGAATACCAGGTTCCCACCTCATCTCAAAGAGATCAAGAAGATGACATTGTAATTGTTGACTCAGAGGAAGATGAAGGAATGGTTGACGAGGGAAACGCTGAAGCAGATGATGGCCCAACTGAGGATGGAGAAAACGAAGGTTATGAAGATTCATATGAACAGGATCAAGATATGGATGGCAACGAATGTCCTGAAGTAGATGAAAGTAATATTCAAGGCGACACAAATGAAGTGGAAATTGATGATTGTATGGATGTTCCTGTCCAATGTActtcagaaaatcaaaatgaTCCTGATGCAGGCTCAAGTGCTAACCAAGATAATAACCAACAAAGTCAGGCAATAAGTAGTGGCAGTTGTGAACCGACCAATGTTCCACCAGGTGTATCGcgcaaacaaacaacaacattgTCCCGCCAACAAAAAGCAACTCTTATGATGTTGCAACAGGGAATCGAAGGTGGTGAAGCTGTTGAAGAAGCAAACACTCCTCAATTCAGCGGACACAGATCCGACAG TTGTAGTGAAAGCGTTAGTTCCCCACAAGGATCTAAGTTTATAGAAGAAGAGGAGGGAGAAGTAAAGATTGATCTTGCAGAGGATGCTGAAGGTGATGAATTTCTAGGGGAAGAAAAAGAATCTGATGAAACTGCTAAAGTTTCTGAAGATGGTGGTAGTTGCAGTGTGGTGGCTGCCGATGAAAGGGAACTCGAAACCGCACAGGTTGCATCCGTTTCTCATAACGTAGATTCTGCTGAAA GTCGGGGTGCTACGCAATCTGGATCTGAAATTCAACAAAACCAAATTGAAGGTACAGCTGCAGAAGATAGCGAAGGCATTGACGCAGTCTCATCAGAAGGTGAAAAAGCTAACCTTGAAGAAGACTTAGAA gAGGAGGGACGTGAAGCAGAAGCCTCAACATCGCCCTCAATAAACACAAGGTCTAAAACAACCCGAGGTAACGTGGCTACCAGGCGACCCAGGGGATTTCAAAGAGGAGGAAGACCAACACCAATTGTTTG a